One Helianthus annuus cultivar XRQ/B chromosome 12, HanXRQr2.0-SUNRISE, whole genome shotgun sequence genomic region harbors:
- the LOC110893779 gene encoding protein NDL1 isoform X2 → MIKNYVLKLKQMSEHIIQTGRGSVSVIVYGDQEKPPLITYPDLALNHMLCFQGLFFCPEAASLLLHNFCIYHISPPGHELGAAAICSDDPILSVDDLCDQILEVLNYFRLGSVMCMGAMAGAYILTLFAIKYRDRVTGLILVSPLYKAPSWTEWLYNKFMSNLLYYYGMCGLLKECLLQRYFSKEVRGNPEIPESDIVQSCRKLLDERQSVNVWRYLQAIDKRPDITEGLKKLKCRTLIFVGDSSPFHSEALHMTGKLDRRYSALVEVQVCGSLVTEEQPHAMLIPMEYFLMGYGLYRPSPITGSPRSPLSPSCIAPELLSPESMGLKLKPIKTRVSSPDSSTLMW, encoded by the exons ATGATCAAGAATTACGTCTTGAAGCTTAAACAAATGAGT GAACATATTATTCAAACCGGCCGTGGGTCCGTGTCTGTAATCGTGTATGGAGACCAAGAAAAGCCACCCTTGATTACATATCCAGATTTAGCTCTAAATC ATATGTTGTGTTTTCAAGGACTATTCTTCTGTCCCGAAGCCGCGTCATTGCTTCTTCATAATTTCTGCATTTATCACATCAGTCCACCTGGACACGAG TTAGGAGCAGCAGCCATATGTTCCGATGATCCTATTCTATCTGTCGACGATCTTTGTGATCAGATTCTTGAGGTCCTCAATTATTTTCG GCTTGGTTCCGTAATGTGCATGGGGGCAATGGCGGGTGCATATATTCTCACTCTCTTTGCG aTAAAGTATAGAGACAGAGTTACTGGTTTAATACTTGTTTCTCCTCTTTACAAAGCACCTTCATGGACCGAATGGCTTTACAATAAG TTCATGTCGAATTTGCTCTACTACTATGGTATGTGTGGATTATTGAAAGAATGTTTACTTCAAAGATACTTCAGCAAG GAAGTTCGCGGTAATCCAGAAATCCCAGAATCGGATATAGTTCAATCGTGCAGAAAG TTATTGGATGAAAGACAGAGCGTTAACGTGTGGCGGTATCTTCAAGCAATTGATAAGAGACCTGATATTACCGAGGGTTTAAAAAAGTTGAAATGCCGAACGCTTATATTTGTCGGTGACAGCTCACCGTTCCATTCAGAAGCTCTACACATGACCGGAAAATTGGACAGACGGTATAGCGCATTAGTTGAG GTACAGGTGTGTGGATCATTGGTGACAGAAGAGCAACCACATGCAATGTTGATACCCATGGAGTATTTTCTAATGGGGTACGGGCTTTACAGGCCGAGCCCAATCACCGGCAGCCCGAGGAGCCCGTTAAGCCCATCATGCATCGCCCCAGAGCTACTATCTCCGGAAAGCATGGGGTTAAAGCTAAAACCGATCAAAACCCGGGTGTCATCTCCCGATTCGAGTACCCTCATGTGGTAG
- the LOC110893779 gene encoding protein NDL1 isoform X1 encodes MEDSSDSVSIDMETIYLGGKEHIIQTGRGSVSVIVYGDQEKPPLITYPDLALNHMLCFQGLFFCPEAASLLLHNFCIYHISPPGHELGAAAICSDDPILSVDDLCDQILEVLNYFRLGSVMCMGAMAGAYILTLFAIKYRDRVTGLILVSPLYKAPSWTEWLYNKFMSNLLYYYGMCGLLKECLLQRYFSKEVRGNPEIPESDIVQSCRKLLDERQSVNVWRYLQAIDKRPDITEGLKKLKCRTLIFVGDSSPFHSEALHMTGKLDRRYSALVEVQVCGSLVTEEQPHAMLIPMEYFLMGYGLYRPSPITGSPRSPLSPSCIAPELLSPESMGLKLKPIKTRVSSPDSSTLMW; translated from the exons ATGGAGGATTCAAGTGATTCCGTCTCTATTGATATGGAAACCATATATCTTGGAGGAAAG GAACATATTATTCAAACCGGCCGTGGGTCCGTGTCTGTAATCGTGTATGGAGACCAAGAAAAGCCACCCTTGATTACATATCCAGATTTAGCTCTAAATC ATATGTTGTGTTTTCAAGGACTATTCTTCTGTCCCGAAGCCGCGTCATTGCTTCTTCATAATTTCTGCATTTATCACATCAGTCCACCTGGACACGAG TTAGGAGCAGCAGCCATATGTTCCGATGATCCTATTCTATCTGTCGACGATCTTTGTGATCAGATTCTTGAGGTCCTCAATTATTTTCG GCTTGGTTCCGTAATGTGCATGGGGGCAATGGCGGGTGCATATATTCTCACTCTCTTTGCG aTAAAGTATAGAGACAGAGTTACTGGTTTAATACTTGTTTCTCCTCTTTACAAAGCACCTTCATGGACCGAATGGCTTTACAATAAG TTCATGTCGAATTTGCTCTACTACTATGGTATGTGTGGATTATTGAAAGAATGTTTACTTCAAAGATACTTCAGCAAG GAAGTTCGCGGTAATCCAGAAATCCCAGAATCGGATATAGTTCAATCGTGCAGAAAG TTATTGGATGAAAGACAGAGCGTTAACGTGTGGCGGTATCTTCAAGCAATTGATAAGAGACCTGATATTACCGAGGGTTTAAAAAAGTTGAAATGCCGAACGCTTATATTTGTCGGTGACAGCTCACCGTTCCATTCAGAAGCTCTACACATGACCGGAAAATTGGACAGACGGTATAGCGCATTAGTTGAG GTACAGGTGTGTGGATCATTGGTGACAGAAGAGCAACCACATGCAATGTTGATACCCATGGAGTATTTTCTAATGGGGTACGGGCTTTACAGGCCGAGCCCAATCACCGGCAGCCCGAGGAGCCCGTTAAGCCCATCATGCATCGCCCCAGAGCTACTATCTCCGGAAAGCATGGGGTTAAAGCTAAAACCGATCAAAACCCGGGTGTCATCTCCCGATTCGAGTACCCTCATGTGGTAG